Proteins encoded within one genomic window of Oryza glaberrima chromosome 12, OglaRS2, whole genome shotgun sequence:
- the LOC127757616 gene encoding uncharacterized protein LOC127757616 isoform X4, translating into MMVTSPNMMQWFADLGANMERSDMSFSVRTQLDAGGECEWASGNGISGLLAKRSNALSPSFWRMISETLKFKRDALRYLEDCENNLDLEQSETLGQFVQSHGYCQFFQEAYLFPICGWMWSCPSQRVLGFSASSVLSFFHKHNLLQLFSRTQPLIVNGRSQSYFNKQVREDLESRSCRIKTNCHVKSISSFDRGYRVLEVDGSEEMYDRIIVGIHAPDALKLLGAEATHEESRILGAFQYVSSNLYLHCDESFMPCNSSTWSACNITRTRSGSVCVTYWLNLLQNIESTRTFLVTLNPSYVPDHVLLKWNTNHFVPTVAASKASLELDQIQGKRGIWFCGAYQGSGFHEDGFQAGKAAAQSLLGNKIDPLTNPKQMVLSWTETGARLLVLRFLKQYISVGNLILFEEGGTMFSFGEACEKCNKKSVLQVQDPLFYWQVATEADLGLADAYINGCFSFVDKREGLLNLFLILIASRDAHRSSCRNSSRRGWWTPLLFTAGVASAKYFLRHISRKNSVTQTRQNVSQHYDLSNDFFSLFLDKSMTYSSAIFKDEEESLEEAQLRKINLLIHKAKVGQDDEVLEIGSGWGSLAMEVVKQTGCKYTGVTQSVEQLKYAQRRVKEAGLEDRITFLLCDYREIPCHKYDRIICCEMIEEVGHEYMDEFFGCCESLLAENGIFVTQFTSIPEERYDEYRRSSDFIKEYIFPGGCLPSLTRITSAMSAASRLCIEHVENIGYHYYTTLIRWRDNFMANKDKILALGFDEKFIRTWEYYFIYCAAGFKSRTLGDYQIVFSRPGNTKMGSGF; encoded by the exons CAGACATGTCCTTCTCTGTAAGAACACAATTGGATGCTGGTGGTGAATGTGAATGGGCCAGCGGCAATGGCATCTCAGGCCTCTTGGCAAAGAGGAGTAATGCGCTCAGCCCCAGCTTTTGGCGCATGATCAGTGAGACACTCAAGTTCAAGAGGGATGCTCTCAG GTACTTGGAGGATTGTGAAAACAACCTTGATCTGGAACAGAGCGAGACTTTGGGGCAATTCGTTCAGTCCCATGGATATTGTCAGTTCTTCCAAGAAGCTTATCTT TTTCCAATCTGTGGTTGGATGTGGTCATGTCCATCACAAAGAGTTTTGGGCTTCTCTGCTTCCTCTGTGCTGTCGTTTTTTCATAAGCATAATCTCCTTCAG TTGTTTAGTCGCACCCAGCCGCTCATTGTCAATGGTCGCTCTCAGTCCTATTTCAACAAG CAGGTAAGAGAAGATCTGGAAAGCAGGAGCTGTCGAATAAAAACTAACTGCCATGTGAAATCCATTTCAAGTTTTGACAGAG GTTACAGAGTCTTAGAGGTTGATGGTTCAGAGGAGATGTATGACAGAATCATAGTTGGTATCCATGCACCTGATGCTCTAAAATTACTAGGAGCAGAAGCAACACATGAAGAATCAAGAATTCTTGGTGCTTTTCAGTATGTCTCTAG TAATCTATATCTTCACTGCGATGAAAGTTTTATGCCATGTAATTCATCCACATGGAGTGCCTGCAACATAACCAGAACAAGAAGCGGCTCTGTCTGTGTCACATACTGGTTGAATCTGCTTCAG AACATTGAATCTACCAGGACTTTTCTCGTGACATTGAACCCTTCTTATGTTCCTGATCATGTGTTGCTTAAGTGGAATACAAATCATTTTGTTCCGACTGTGGCTGCTTCAAAGGCTTCTCTTGAGCTTGATCAGATCCAGGGCAAGAGAGGTATATGGTTCTGCGGGGCATATCAAG GATCTGGCTTCCATGAAGATGGATTCCAG GCTGGCAAAGCAGCAGCTCAAAGTTTGCTTGGGAACAAGATTGATCCCCTGACGAACCCAAAGCAGATGGTCCTGTCATGGACAGAGACTGGGGCACGTCTTCTGGTGTTAAGATTTCTCAAACAGTACATCTCTGTTGGCAACTTGAT CTTGTTTGAAGAAGGTGGCACTATGTTCAGTTTTGGTGAAGCTTGTGAAAAATGCAATAAAAAATCTGTTCTGCAAGTTCAGGACCCACTATTTTATTGGCAG GTTGCAACAGAAGCAGACCTTGGTTTAGCAGATGCCTACATAAATGGCTGCTTCTCTTTTGTCGATAAGAGAGAAGGCCTTCTGAATCTTTTCCTT ATCCTCATTGCCAGTAGAGATGCACACAGGAGTTCTTGCAGGAATTCTAGTCGAAG GGGTTGGTGGACACCCTTGCTTTTTACTGCCGGCGTTGCATCTGCTAAATATTTTCTGCGTCACATCTCAAGGAAGAACTCTGTAACACAAACTCGTCAAAATGTCTCTCAGCACTATGATTTG AGTAATGATTTCTTCTCGCTTTTTCTGGATAAGTCAATGACCTACTCATCTGCCATTTTCAAG GATGAGGAAGAAAGCTTAGAAGAGGCTCAGCTGCGTAAAATAAACCTTCTAATCCATAAG GCTAAAGTGGGACAGGATGATGAAGTTCTTGAGATTGGTAGTGGTTGGGGCAGTTTGGCTATGGAAGTGGTGAAGCAAACTGGCTGCAAATATACAGGAGTTACACAGTCTGTGGAGCAACTTAAATATGCCCAAAGAAGGGTGAAAGAAGCTGGCTTAGAG GACCGAATAACTTTTCTGCTGTGTGACTACCGTGAAATACCATGTCACAAATATGACAGGATCATATGCTG TgagatgattgaagaagttggtCATGAATACATGGATGAATTCTTTGGCTGCTGTGAGTCCCTTTTGGCTGAAAATGGCATATTTGTCACCCAG TTTACCTCAATTCCGGAGGAACGGTATGATGAGTACCGGAGAAGCTCAGACTTTATTAAAGAATACATATTCCCTGGTGGATGCCTTCCTTCTCTGACTCGGATAACATCTGCCATGTCTGCTGCATCAAGGCTCTG CATTGAGCACGTTGAGAATATTGGGTACCATTATTATACAACTCTGATACGCTGGAGGGACAACTTCATGGCCAATAAAGA TAAAATTTTGGCCCTGGGCTTTGATGAGAAGTTCATCCGTACATGGGAGTACTATTTCATATACTGCGCAGCCGGTTTTAAATCCAGGACACTTGGAGACTACCAG ATTGTATTCTCTCGTCCTGGGAACACCAAGATGGGATCTGGCTTCTAA
- the LOC127757616 gene encoding uncharacterized protein LOC127757616 isoform X1, with translation MRVAVVGAGVSGLAAAHELATSCGGGVDVTVYEKEDSLGGSFARTVGVDGGAGGEVVHLHLGFMPFNSVTSPNMMQWFADLGANMERSDMSFSVRTQLDAGGECEWASGNGISGLLAKRSNALSPSFWRMISETLKFKRDALRYLEDCENNLDLEQSETLGQFVQSHGYCQFFQEAYLFPICGWMWSCPSQRVLGFSASSVLSFFHKHNLLQLFSRTQPLIVNGRSQSYFNKQVREDLESRSCRIKTNCHVKSISSFDRGYRVLEVDGSEEMYDRIIVGIHAPDALKLLGAEATHEESRILGAFQYVSSNLYLHCDESFMPCNSSTWSACNITRTRSGSVCVTYWLNLLQNIESTRTFLVTLNPSYVPDHVLLKWNTNHFVPTVAASKASLELDQIQGKRGIWFCGAYQGSGFHEDGFQAGKAAAQSLLGNKIDPLTNPKQMVLSWTETGARLLVLRFLKQYISVGNLILFEEGGTMFSFGEACEKCNKKSVLQVQDPLFYWQVATEADLGLADAYINGCFSFVDKREGLLNLFLILIASRDAHRSSCRNSSRRGWWTPLLFTAGVASAKYFLRHISRKNSVTQTRQNVSQHYDLSNDFFSLFLDKSMTYSSAIFKDEEESLEEAQLRKINLLIHKAKVGQDDEVLEIGSGWGSLAMEVVKQTGCKYTGVTQSVEQLKYAQRRVKEAGLEDRITFLLCDYREIPCHKYDRIICCEMIEEVGHEYMDEFFGCCESLLAENGIFVTQFTSIPEERYDEYRRSSDFIKEYIFPGGCLPSLTRITSAMSAASRLCIEHVENIGYHYYTTLIRWRDNFMANKDKILALGFDEKFIRTWEYYFIYCAAGFKSRTLGDYQIVFSRPGNTKMGSGF, from the exons CAGACATGTCCTTCTCTGTAAGAACACAATTGGATGCTGGTGGTGAATGTGAATGGGCCAGCGGCAATGGCATCTCAGGCCTCTTGGCAAAGAGGAGTAATGCGCTCAGCCCCAGCTTTTGGCGCATGATCAGTGAGACACTCAAGTTCAAGAGGGATGCTCTCAG GTACTTGGAGGATTGTGAAAACAACCTTGATCTGGAACAGAGCGAGACTTTGGGGCAATTCGTTCAGTCCCATGGATATTGTCAGTTCTTCCAAGAAGCTTATCTT TTTCCAATCTGTGGTTGGATGTGGTCATGTCCATCACAAAGAGTTTTGGGCTTCTCTGCTTCCTCTGTGCTGTCGTTTTTTCATAAGCATAATCTCCTTCAG TTGTTTAGTCGCACCCAGCCGCTCATTGTCAATGGTCGCTCTCAGTCCTATTTCAACAAG CAGGTAAGAGAAGATCTGGAAAGCAGGAGCTGTCGAATAAAAACTAACTGCCATGTGAAATCCATTTCAAGTTTTGACAGAG GTTACAGAGTCTTAGAGGTTGATGGTTCAGAGGAGATGTATGACAGAATCATAGTTGGTATCCATGCACCTGATGCTCTAAAATTACTAGGAGCAGAAGCAACACATGAAGAATCAAGAATTCTTGGTGCTTTTCAGTATGTCTCTAG TAATCTATATCTTCACTGCGATGAAAGTTTTATGCCATGTAATTCATCCACATGGAGTGCCTGCAACATAACCAGAACAAGAAGCGGCTCTGTCTGTGTCACATACTGGTTGAATCTGCTTCAG AACATTGAATCTACCAGGACTTTTCTCGTGACATTGAACCCTTCTTATGTTCCTGATCATGTGTTGCTTAAGTGGAATACAAATCATTTTGTTCCGACTGTGGCTGCTTCAAAGGCTTCTCTTGAGCTTGATCAGATCCAGGGCAAGAGAGGTATATGGTTCTGCGGGGCATATCAAG GATCTGGCTTCCATGAAGATGGATTCCAG GCTGGCAAAGCAGCAGCTCAAAGTTTGCTTGGGAACAAGATTGATCCCCTGACGAACCCAAAGCAGATGGTCCTGTCATGGACAGAGACTGGGGCACGTCTTCTGGTGTTAAGATTTCTCAAACAGTACATCTCTGTTGGCAACTTGAT CTTGTTTGAAGAAGGTGGCACTATGTTCAGTTTTGGTGAAGCTTGTGAAAAATGCAATAAAAAATCTGTTCTGCAAGTTCAGGACCCACTATTTTATTGGCAG GTTGCAACAGAAGCAGACCTTGGTTTAGCAGATGCCTACATAAATGGCTGCTTCTCTTTTGTCGATAAGAGAGAAGGCCTTCTGAATCTTTTCCTT ATCCTCATTGCCAGTAGAGATGCACACAGGAGTTCTTGCAGGAATTCTAGTCGAAG GGGTTGGTGGACACCCTTGCTTTTTACTGCCGGCGTTGCATCTGCTAAATATTTTCTGCGTCACATCTCAAGGAAGAACTCTGTAACACAAACTCGTCAAAATGTCTCTCAGCACTATGATTTG AGTAATGATTTCTTCTCGCTTTTTCTGGATAAGTCAATGACCTACTCATCTGCCATTTTCAAG GATGAGGAAGAAAGCTTAGAAGAGGCTCAGCTGCGTAAAATAAACCTTCTAATCCATAAG GCTAAAGTGGGACAGGATGATGAAGTTCTTGAGATTGGTAGTGGTTGGGGCAGTTTGGCTATGGAAGTGGTGAAGCAAACTGGCTGCAAATATACAGGAGTTACACAGTCTGTGGAGCAACTTAAATATGCCCAAAGAAGGGTGAAAGAAGCTGGCTTAGAG GACCGAATAACTTTTCTGCTGTGTGACTACCGTGAAATACCATGTCACAAATATGACAGGATCATATGCTG TgagatgattgaagaagttggtCATGAATACATGGATGAATTCTTTGGCTGCTGTGAGTCCCTTTTGGCTGAAAATGGCATATTTGTCACCCAG TTTACCTCAATTCCGGAGGAACGGTATGATGAGTACCGGAGAAGCTCAGACTTTATTAAAGAATACATATTCCCTGGTGGATGCCTTCCTTCTCTGACTCGGATAACATCTGCCATGTCTGCTGCATCAAGGCTCTG CATTGAGCACGTTGAGAATATTGGGTACCATTATTATACAACTCTGATACGCTGGAGGGACAACTTCATGGCCAATAAAGA TAAAATTTTGGCCCTGGGCTTTGATGAGAAGTTCATCCGTACATGGGAGTACTATTTCATATACTGCGCAGCCGGTTTTAAATCCAGGACACTTGGAGACTACCAG ATTGTATTCTCTCGTCCTGGGAACACCAAGATGGGATCTGGCTTCTAA
- the LOC127757616 gene encoding uncharacterized protein LOC127757616 isoform X2, giving the protein MRVAVVGAGVSGLAAAHELATSCGGGVDVTVYEKEDSLGGSFARTVGVDGGAGGEVVHLHLGFMPFNSVTSPNMMQWFADLGANMERSDMSFSVRTQLDAGGECEWASGNGISGLLAKRSNALSPSFWRMISETLKFKRDALRYLEDCENNLDLEQSETLGQFVQSHGYCQFFQEAYLFPICGWMWSCPSQRVLGFSASSVLSFFHKHNLLQLFSRTQPLIVNGRSQSYFNKVREDLESRSCRIKTNCHVKSISSFDRGYRVLEVDGSEEMYDRIIVGIHAPDALKLLGAEATHEESRILGAFQYVSSNLYLHCDESFMPCNSSTWSACNITRTRSGSVCVTYWLNLLQNIESTRTFLVTLNPSYVPDHVLLKWNTNHFVPTVAASKASLELDQIQGKRGIWFCGAYQGSGFHEDGFQAGKAAAQSLLGNKIDPLTNPKQMVLSWTETGARLLVLRFLKQYISVGNLILFEEGGTMFSFGEACEKCNKKSVLQVQDPLFYWQVATEADLGLADAYINGCFSFVDKREGLLNLFLILIASRDAHRSSCRNSSRRGWWTPLLFTAGVASAKYFLRHISRKNSVTQTRQNVSQHYDLSNDFFSLFLDKSMTYSSAIFKDEEESLEEAQLRKINLLIHKAKVGQDDEVLEIGSGWGSLAMEVVKQTGCKYTGVTQSVEQLKYAQRRVKEAGLEDRITFLLCDYREIPCHKYDRIICCEMIEEVGHEYMDEFFGCCESLLAENGIFVTQFTSIPEERYDEYRRSSDFIKEYIFPGGCLPSLTRITSAMSAASRLCIEHVENIGYHYYTTLIRWRDNFMANKDKILALGFDEKFIRTWEYYFIYCAAGFKSRTLGDYQIVFSRPGNTKMGSGF; this is encoded by the exons CAGACATGTCCTTCTCTGTAAGAACACAATTGGATGCTGGTGGTGAATGTGAATGGGCCAGCGGCAATGGCATCTCAGGCCTCTTGGCAAAGAGGAGTAATGCGCTCAGCCCCAGCTTTTGGCGCATGATCAGTGAGACACTCAAGTTCAAGAGGGATGCTCTCAG GTACTTGGAGGATTGTGAAAACAACCTTGATCTGGAACAGAGCGAGACTTTGGGGCAATTCGTTCAGTCCCATGGATATTGTCAGTTCTTCCAAGAAGCTTATCTT TTTCCAATCTGTGGTTGGATGTGGTCATGTCCATCACAAAGAGTTTTGGGCTTCTCTGCTTCCTCTGTGCTGTCGTTTTTTCATAAGCATAATCTCCTTCAG TTGTTTAGTCGCACCCAGCCGCTCATTGTCAATGGTCGCTCTCAGTCCTATTTCAACAAG GTAAGAGAAGATCTGGAAAGCAGGAGCTGTCGAATAAAAACTAACTGCCATGTGAAATCCATTTCAAGTTTTGACAGAG GTTACAGAGTCTTAGAGGTTGATGGTTCAGAGGAGATGTATGACAGAATCATAGTTGGTATCCATGCACCTGATGCTCTAAAATTACTAGGAGCAGAAGCAACACATGAAGAATCAAGAATTCTTGGTGCTTTTCAGTATGTCTCTAG TAATCTATATCTTCACTGCGATGAAAGTTTTATGCCATGTAATTCATCCACATGGAGTGCCTGCAACATAACCAGAACAAGAAGCGGCTCTGTCTGTGTCACATACTGGTTGAATCTGCTTCAG AACATTGAATCTACCAGGACTTTTCTCGTGACATTGAACCCTTCTTATGTTCCTGATCATGTGTTGCTTAAGTGGAATACAAATCATTTTGTTCCGACTGTGGCTGCTTCAAAGGCTTCTCTTGAGCTTGATCAGATCCAGGGCAAGAGAGGTATATGGTTCTGCGGGGCATATCAAG GATCTGGCTTCCATGAAGATGGATTCCAG GCTGGCAAAGCAGCAGCTCAAAGTTTGCTTGGGAACAAGATTGATCCCCTGACGAACCCAAAGCAGATGGTCCTGTCATGGACAGAGACTGGGGCACGTCTTCTGGTGTTAAGATTTCTCAAACAGTACATCTCTGTTGGCAACTTGAT CTTGTTTGAAGAAGGTGGCACTATGTTCAGTTTTGGTGAAGCTTGTGAAAAATGCAATAAAAAATCTGTTCTGCAAGTTCAGGACCCACTATTTTATTGGCAG GTTGCAACAGAAGCAGACCTTGGTTTAGCAGATGCCTACATAAATGGCTGCTTCTCTTTTGTCGATAAGAGAGAAGGCCTTCTGAATCTTTTCCTT ATCCTCATTGCCAGTAGAGATGCACACAGGAGTTCTTGCAGGAATTCTAGTCGAAG GGGTTGGTGGACACCCTTGCTTTTTACTGCCGGCGTTGCATCTGCTAAATATTTTCTGCGTCACATCTCAAGGAAGAACTCTGTAACACAAACTCGTCAAAATGTCTCTCAGCACTATGATTTG AGTAATGATTTCTTCTCGCTTTTTCTGGATAAGTCAATGACCTACTCATCTGCCATTTTCAAG GATGAGGAAGAAAGCTTAGAAGAGGCTCAGCTGCGTAAAATAAACCTTCTAATCCATAAG GCTAAAGTGGGACAGGATGATGAAGTTCTTGAGATTGGTAGTGGTTGGGGCAGTTTGGCTATGGAAGTGGTGAAGCAAACTGGCTGCAAATATACAGGAGTTACACAGTCTGTGGAGCAACTTAAATATGCCCAAAGAAGGGTGAAAGAAGCTGGCTTAGAG GACCGAATAACTTTTCTGCTGTGTGACTACCGTGAAATACCATGTCACAAATATGACAGGATCATATGCTG TgagatgattgaagaagttggtCATGAATACATGGATGAATTCTTTGGCTGCTGTGAGTCCCTTTTGGCTGAAAATGGCATATTTGTCACCCAG TTTACCTCAATTCCGGAGGAACGGTATGATGAGTACCGGAGAAGCTCAGACTTTATTAAAGAATACATATTCCCTGGTGGATGCCTTCCTTCTCTGACTCGGATAACATCTGCCATGTCTGCTGCATCAAGGCTCTG CATTGAGCACGTTGAGAATATTGGGTACCATTATTATACAACTCTGATACGCTGGAGGGACAACTTCATGGCCAATAAAGA TAAAATTTTGGCCCTGGGCTTTGATGAGAAGTTCATCCGTACATGGGAGTACTATTTCATATACTGCGCAGCCGGTTTTAAATCCAGGACACTTGGAGACTACCAG ATTGTATTCTCTCGTCCTGGGAACACCAAGATGGGATCTGGCTTCTAA
- the LOC127757616 gene encoding uncharacterized protein LOC127757616 isoform X5 has protein sequence MMQWFADLGANMERSDMSFSVRTQLDAGGECEWASGNGISGLLAKRSNALSPSFWRMISETLKFKRDALRYLEDCENNLDLEQSETLGQFVQSHGYCQFFQEAYLFPICGWMWSCPSQRVLGFSASSVLSFFHKHNLLQLFSRTQPLIVNGRSQSYFNKQVREDLESRSCRIKTNCHVKSISSFDRGYRVLEVDGSEEMYDRIIVGIHAPDALKLLGAEATHEESRILGAFQYVSSNLYLHCDESFMPCNSSTWSACNITRTRSGSVCVTYWLNLLQNIESTRTFLVTLNPSYVPDHVLLKWNTNHFVPTVAASKASLELDQIQGKRGIWFCGAYQGSGFHEDGFQAGKAAAQSLLGNKIDPLTNPKQMVLSWTETGARLLVLRFLKQYISVGNLILFEEGGTMFSFGEACEKCNKKSVLQVQDPLFYWQVATEADLGLADAYINGCFSFVDKREGLLNLFLILIASRDAHRSSCRNSSRRGWWTPLLFTAGVASAKYFLRHISRKNSVTQTRQNVSQHYDLSNDFFSLFLDKSMTYSSAIFKDEEESLEEAQLRKINLLIHKAKVGQDDEVLEIGSGWGSLAMEVVKQTGCKYTGVTQSVEQLKYAQRRVKEAGLEDRITFLLCDYREIPCHKYDRIICCEMIEEVGHEYMDEFFGCCESLLAENGIFVTQFTSIPEERYDEYRRSSDFIKEYIFPGGCLPSLTRITSAMSAASRLCIEHVENIGYHYYTTLIRWRDNFMANKDKILALGFDEKFIRTWEYYFIYCAAGFKSRTLGDYQIVFSRPGNTKMGSGF, from the exons CAGACATGTCCTTCTCTGTAAGAACACAATTGGATGCTGGTGGTGAATGTGAATGGGCCAGCGGCAATGGCATCTCAGGCCTCTTGGCAAAGAGGAGTAATGCGCTCAGCCCCAGCTTTTGGCGCATGATCAGTGAGACACTCAAGTTCAAGAGGGATGCTCTCAG GTACTTGGAGGATTGTGAAAACAACCTTGATCTGGAACAGAGCGAGACTTTGGGGCAATTCGTTCAGTCCCATGGATATTGTCAGTTCTTCCAAGAAGCTTATCTT TTTCCAATCTGTGGTTGGATGTGGTCATGTCCATCACAAAGAGTTTTGGGCTTCTCTGCTTCCTCTGTGCTGTCGTTTTTTCATAAGCATAATCTCCTTCAG TTGTTTAGTCGCACCCAGCCGCTCATTGTCAATGGTCGCTCTCAGTCCTATTTCAACAAG CAGGTAAGAGAAGATCTGGAAAGCAGGAGCTGTCGAATAAAAACTAACTGCCATGTGAAATCCATTTCAAGTTTTGACAGAG GTTACAGAGTCTTAGAGGTTGATGGTTCAGAGGAGATGTATGACAGAATCATAGTTGGTATCCATGCACCTGATGCTCTAAAATTACTAGGAGCAGAAGCAACACATGAAGAATCAAGAATTCTTGGTGCTTTTCAGTATGTCTCTAG TAATCTATATCTTCACTGCGATGAAAGTTTTATGCCATGTAATTCATCCACATGGAGTGCCTGCAACATAACCAGAACAAGAAGCGGCTCTGTCTGTGTCACATACTGGTTGAATCTGCTTCAG AACATTGAATCTACCAGGACTTTTCTCGTGACATTGAACCCTTCTTATGTTCCTGATCATGTGTTGCTTAAGTGGAATACAAATCATTTTGTTCCGACTGTGGCTGCTTCAAAGGCTTCTCTTGAGCTTGATCAGATCCAGGGCAAGAGAGGTATATGGTTCTGCGGGGCATATCAAG GATCTGGCTTCCATGAAGATGGATTCCAG GCTGGCAAAGCAGCAGCTCAAAGTTTGCTTGGGAACAAGATTGATCCCCTGACGAACCCAAAGCAGATGGTCCTGTCATGGACAGAGACTGGGGCACGTCTTCTGGTGTTAAGATTTCTCAAACAGTACATCTCTGTTGGCAACTTGAT CTTGTTTGAAGAAGGTGGCACTATGTTCAGTTTTGGTGAAGCTTGTGAAAAATGCAATAAAAAATCTGTTCTGCAAGTTCAGGACCCACTATTTTATTGGCAG GTTGCAACAGAAGCAGACCTTGGTTTAGCAGATGCCTACATAAATGGCTGCTTCTCTTTTGTCGATAAGAGAGAAGGCCTTCTGAATCTTTTCCTT ATCCTCATTGCCAGTAGAGATGCACACAGGAGTTCTTGCAGGAATTCTAGTCGAAG GGGTTGGTGGACACCCTTGCTTTTTACTGCCGGCGTTGCATCTGCTAAATATTTTCTGCGTCACATCTCAAGGAAGAACTCTGTAACACAAACTCGTCAAAATGTCTCTCAGCACTATGATTTG AGTAATGATTTCTTCTCGCTTTTTCTGGATAAGTCAATGACCTACTCATCTGCCATTTTCAAG GATGAGGAAGAAAGCTTAGAAGAGGCTCAGCTGCGTAAAATAAACCTTCTAATCCATAAG GCTAAAGTGGGACAGGATGATGAAGTTCTTGAGATTGGTAGTGGTTGGGGCAGTTTGGCTATGGAAGTGGTGAAGCAAACTGGCTGCAAATATACAGGAGTTACACAGTCTGTGGAGCAACTTAAATATGCCCAAAGAAGGGTGAAAGAAGCTGGCTTAGAG GACCGAATAACTTTTCTGCTGTGTGACTACCGTGAAATACCATGTCACAAATATGACAGGATCATATGCTG TgagatgattgaagaagttggtCATGAATACATGGATGAATTCTTTGGCTGCTGTGAGTCCCTTTTGGCTGAAAATGGCATATTTGTCACCCAG TTTACCTCAATTCCGGAGGAACGGTATGATGAGTACCGGAGAAGCTCAGACTTTATTAAAGAATACATATTCCCTGGTGGATGCCTTCCTTCTCTGACTCGGATAACATCTGCCATGTCTGCTGCATCAAGGCTCTG CATTGAGCACGTTGAGAATATTGGGTACCATTATTATACAACTCTGATACGCTGGAGGGACAACTTCATGGCCAATAAAGA TAAAATTTTGGCCCTGGGCTTTGATGAGAAGTTCATCCGTACATGGGAGTACTATTTCATATACTGCGCAGCCGGTTTTAAATCCAGGACACTTGGAGACTACCAG ATTGTATTCTCTCGTCCTGGGAACACCAAGATGGGATCTGGCTTCTAA